Part of the Impatiens glandulifera chromosome 8, dImpGla2.1, whole genome shotgun sequence genome is shown below.
ataaaacatttacaacttctaaaaatttaatttgcAATTACTACTCGATTTTTAAATTGAAAGGTATCAtagtaaatttattattaagaattatCAATCATGATTCAATACACGATCCAATAAACATCAATACACTCAAATATTGAATTGATGTAGTGTAGAATACAAGAATTTACCTAACAATATAATGGGGGCAAATGTATAGAATGAAACAAATCTAACAATTCACCaagtacaaaataaatatttcattccATATTGAATTGAATTGCATTTGATcatgtacaaaaaaaaattcattttaatgacaaattaataagaaataGTGTAAGAGCGTGAGTAAAttttttcttcacaaatcttatataataataaatattttttctttgaaaacatagaatataattaaatatttcttgAACTAAGTACAAGTTATATATCATGTGGTATTAATTATGTAGTTAAATACCGAGTCCTCGGTATTTATTATGTATTCTAAATTGAGTAGTTAGAATGTGTTATATAAAAATggtaataataaacaaaatggGTTTAATTCGAGAATTGTTTAcctaacttaaaaatattagatttttgttTTACGAAACTTGAAGATAATGAATAGGGTTAAAATGATCTTGCACCACattctattttgtttaaaaaaaagagttgaaaaaaataaggtAGAAGGGATTGTGCGCCTAAGGTTGGGCCGACAAGGCCCATGCGCATACTCCGAAGAAACCCTAACACTCTCaatctataaatatatgttaaaccaaCTTACGCTCAACACAATTAAGCATATTTATCCATGTTCCATTCAAGATGATTCGACTTCACTCATCATGTTGATTGCATTGATGTTTTTAGAATTACCTAACAGTGTTTCGTCATTTATATCATGAATTCGATTTAAATTTTGggcatattatatatttcatatgaGGTTGATTCCttcttatttaaattacatTTGGTTGGACCACCACTGATTTATTCAAAGTGTTAAAGTTGGTGCCACCAATTTCGTATGGATAGGTTTTTCTACTTGATTTGAGTCGTGGTCTATTAGTGTACTATCCAgatctttattattttcttgAGAATACATTGAAATCTAAGAgtatgtattttattaaatcaaaaaatAGAGTTATTACACATCTTGTATGggtaataaataaatgtttaaatgatGAAACTAAAAATGGCTAGGGAATTTCATGTCTTAGTATAGACATTATTTTTCACTTTAACTTCATTGGTTGGATTCAAACTCACGACATGTTAATACTTATTGAGGTGAAAATATAGAATGTAATCGATATAGTATTGAGTCGACCTAAGAATGGAGTATGCGACTAAGATAATACTGAAAGATCAACAAATCTACTACGAGCCATGGACATGGGAATCCAAAATATTGGTGAGTTGGTTGACGCCTATTTTAATTGAAGTTCTTCTTTCTCGTATTGATCTCGTCAAATTTAATAAGTTCTCTCATTAACCTACATAGATTGTTTTTAAGGaacctttatatttttttaaatgagaacttaacaaaaaaaaaataaaatcaacttggttgcatatttaatttaagttaaaataaaaatgtgacaaCTTAtgtttcttatattatataaatagattttattattcttttattttgatACACTGAAGTTTCCAATCTTCGTGCCACATCATCTTAGATGTTATTAGGTGTTATTGTTCCAGTATCATCTTAGGTGCTCTTTATTTCAATATCACATGTTGTgctaacattttttaattcaattgtAGGAAGGCgtcctaaaaaaaaatatatcgcATTATTTTTTAGACCAGGTTTTTTGGTTGAAAGAGGTTTTCACAACATTATCCTATCATGGTAGCCCAAATTACAAGAATCTTACTTTCGAAAATAAAAGTCATATATTTGATTTGCACTTCTGTAAGGGCGTACTTCACAATATTCAACTACCGCAAACCCCTCAGTTCAATATTCTTAGTGAGAGATAAAATTGACATCCTCACTTCATACATGATTATCGTGATCCAAGCAAAGAGATGTGGGATAACGAGCATGTTGTCGAACACTGAATGCACATGTTTAAGTGAGATGGAGCTGGACGATATGATTAAATGAAGTGGGATTGGAGTTGGAGAAGATGGTTGTGAGTTATCGATTGTCGAAGAAGAGCTTAAAATCGACGGGCGAATCATTTCACATGTAGGAAGGCTTGAAACCAATATCAAAATAAGGTTTTGTTGGCATTTTAAAGAACATCAAATCATGGCTATGATGGGAGAGGAGTACCTTTATTACGAGAGTCAGCAGTTCTTTCCTATCGTGCCAACTAAGAAACGATGACAAAGCTCCTAAGGGGTAGATTcgtaaataaaatgtttttttatcgGCGAAAATATTGGACGAAACATAGGCCCACTTTAATTTAcattacatataaataatattgtaataaaatcTGTTATGTTAGATGTGtgagtaaattaaaatattatatgtagtTCATGTCTATATTACAAGAATAACATagtaagattgaaaaaaaataatagtcaaagaaaaacaaatacaaataatttatgtgGTCAAAATACTCACAAGGAATAATGAAATATTGAATATCAAAAGATggtaaaaaagtttaatattgaCCGGATAATAAATGATTTTGAATTGGTCAATTTAGTTGAAATTGTTACAATAGAAGttagaaaatttataattttctatatttgaaGATTGCCAAATCAAATTAGATTGCAATTGATGATATTTTTGTgtgaatttttaaactaattatttatcgAAATTTTCTTCACTATTATCTATAAATACAATTCTTATTATTGAAGTGGAGACACATATCAAACTTCTTCAAATTTTGAGAGTGTAATGGAAAACATCCCTAGCAACTCTAGAGCAAACAAGCGTTCAAAAGGCCGTCAGAGAATTCCCATGGACCGACGCCGGGAGAGGGAAGAAGATCGACAAGTCACTTTCTCCAAACGCCGTAGTGGTTTGTACAAAAAGATCAGCGAATTGAGCCTCGTTTGTGCTATCGATTTTATTATCATGATCTTATCTCCATCGGGGAAGCTCCACTCATTTGCTTCTCCGAACATGGAGTTGATTGCAATGAAACTACTCAATAACAAAAAATTCGAGAGCAATGTGGAAACCAATTTTCTTATGGAGACGTCCGTTAGAGAAAATCTGGCTAGACTAACTAGCCAACTTTTTGAGGTAAAGAATCTACTGGATAaggagaaagaaagagaaaaacaaataGATAAAATGGTTAAAGCACGTAAAACGAAATCGATTATTGATACTCCTGTTTCGGATCTCAATGAGGGTGATGCTAAAATATTAGAGGATTGGCTTAAGAAGGTTGGGAGTGATTTGCATGTAAGGATAAACCAACTTAGCGGAAACTAAAGTACGTTGTTTGTTGTTGTTTGTTGTGGAAGACAATTGTAATGTGTTAAGAATGAAAATGCGTTATGaatgaaacaaatatttaagacatttagttatattttcttgttattaACACTTATAATGCATTTTCAATGAACTTTTTATTGTAAACAATATATCttgaaatgttaatattaattagcATTCAAGTAACagaagttcaatttttttaatttttgcgcttaaattgatatttttacaagtatgaaaaatcatatattacaaatttattttcatatttaacgttaatataaataaaaactattcataatatataacttagctcaattgtcaaaatttataattataaactttaaGTTGAAACAGTGGTAATGTTaacttcaaaaaataaaaataaaataatgtttttaaataatatcattattatgtattcattcattaaactttctatttttgacatttaattgaatttattttctttaaatattgaATGTCCTTTATTGGATTTTAAGAGATTTTGGTAAGCTTAAAACTTTATAAGTagtaactaaataataaatcttaaatccTTTTCTTTTATGAATTTACTCAATTCTCAATTGTTAGGAAATATAGTAGTTTAATGTGAGCTTTTGGAACATAGGATCAAAACATGCTTAAAAAGTACTATTAATGCATCATATACAagataaaaaacacaaatagaAACACATTATTTATGCTATATGCAAATTAAGAtggataaacaaaatatttatgattttttaaggAATTTAAATTTcagtaaatataattatttgaacttggaaaataaattattcagcttaaataattatttgaacttatccaataaacataattaaattctgattatttgaatatttatttatttatttatttttatttttaaacaattaatatataataaaaatgataagaatcGCTTTTTAAAGCAtaacaacaaataataatattagaaaataaaaataaaagaaataaaagtcGACAAACAtagaaataagaaaataatataatcacgtTATTTAAGATGTTATCgagattatatattatcaagAATAACGAATAACTTCATCGGTACTACTGATGCCTAAAATCGTCAAAAGTTGGCGCCTTTTATTCGCGTGATTTTATGGGAATATACCGATTAGTTTTGTAACCAATCAACATTATATTCGGTAGTACACCGATTGGTGTAAAGACCTATctatattatttacataatacCGATTGGTTTGCAAACCAATCGCTATTATGTTAATAATACCGATTGGTCTTTACACCCATCGGTGAATATGTTTGCGATTactctttttttactagtggttaATCGTTATTCTCTAtaatttacgagctcgatataGATGGAGTAACgtggttatatttattttattacaattaagGTTCCATCACATTTGTTAACAAATTAGTCCTGAACTCTTTTTGATCGCTTTATAGGGATTGTACTAATAATCTACACAATTTATAACTCTATTATACTTTCaaccaaatataaataacatatattatttatatctctTAATACCCCTATATAACGTATACATATAACTAATATCATATAACAAACACTACCTAATTATACtcaacaaattaaacaaatttatcaaattaaatcaaattctaaAACAACATAAATGAAGCAATcagattcaaaatcaaaatcttatACTCAACAAGTCAAacaaattcatcaaattaaatcaaactctAGAATCATCATAAATGAAGCAATTAGATTCaaaatcaaaccctaattaatcaattatattaaaaatctaaactaaatgtttacaaaatataacaaaatataacataaatctaacttaaatttaaCTATAATATTAACTAAACTAATATTGAAGCAACATTGTTGAAGATGAGGAAGCGGCGGTAGGAAGTAGCGGCGAGAGGAACTCGTAGAGGCGGCGACAATAGGAGATCGACGTCGATCGGACGACGTCTTCGCTTGTCGATCGCCTGCGACAAGAGGATTTTATTTGGGTcatttatttgagaatttttatttaacagtCGTAATCTTGTAATCTCATCccactttctttttttaattattaataatttaatttatcaattaaatatatatattttttataataattcaataaattgaaaactcaaataacaaacattttcatctaaccattttttaaaatccaatGCAATCATTGTTTATGTTTATTTGTTGGTCTTAGTACAAATGAGTGtgcttttacttttttttattcaacaaATTATATCTCTCGGTAGTTGTTACATCTTCATTGTTGAAATGTCACCCTTTTATAGATGTAACAATTCTTTTGACACAATGTTGTTGTAAACTTTGTCTactatgattattttatttatcgcACAAGTGAATCGATATAACCATCTAATGCCGTCAAATTTGGTGACTTTATTTTGTTGCATGTATCTATCAATTGTGTATAAATCATAACAAGTTCTTATTTTACCCGTTCATAATATCTCATTAACTTCAATATCTTGAGtatgagaataaatatatatatatatatatatatatttattgataattgGTTTAAATTGGGAAAAACTAagttattaatgttttaatatttttcaaaaaaattattttagttttattatcaTAACACAATCATtcagatttattattttattcttatttttattcaaacttATATAAATCATCTATTTAGTCTAAATTTTGGTGTAGGATGGAGTAACCAAGGTGACTAGAAGATATGAGTTATTTGAGAGTGATATTTTCCACAACTTTCTATGAATAGATAATTAGCCACCGATTTTTAATGAGTAAatactagtaaaaaaaaaggtaaaacatTTTCCTACAATATTTCCATTATAATACTATGTATAGCAAAAGAAGTTTTACCTTGAAATGTGCAACCAACTTTGGTATGTTTTTTAAAGTTGTTTGCGACgatattttcattataattcTATCCATTTGTTAATTtggtacattttttttttatagtttttcaacgtatcattttattaaaactattttgTATGTGTATTtcgaaaattaatttttatatataattttttacctAATTGTTTATTGAGACTATGGATAACAATGAGAAGTGTATTTACACTACAATAAAAAAAGCACCTTTAAAATAGCCTATATATCATTTGAAAAAAGCCCATACAAAATTCACAATACCATTAAAATATcccaattataaatttattaaatttaacttgaaattataaataatttatttaataactattttgattatattatttattttaaaaaatatttattttatttaatagagtattaattctatttaattaatttaatattaataatgaa
Proteins encoded:
- the LOC124913315 gene encoding agamous-like MADS-box protein AGL62, whose translation is MENIPSNSRANKRSKGRQRIPMDRRREREEDRQVTFSKRRSGLYKKISELSLVCAIDFIIMILSPSGKLHSFASPNMELIAMKLLNNKKFESNVETNFLMETSVRENLARLTSQLFEVKNLLDKEKEREKQIDKMVKARKTKSIIDTPVSDLNEGDAKILEDWLKKVGSDLHVRINQLSGN